The genome window TTCCTTTTTTATAAAGACCAAAGCTTTATGTGTAGGCGTATCGTTCATTTTAATAATTTCTTCGAAAATAGCTTTGCTTAAGTCCAAACCTACAGAGTTGGGTCCTAAGTTAGAGTAGGAAGTATTGATTAAATTAACCATTTCCTCTTTCACTACGCGAATCATTTGCCAGCACTGAGCCGAAACATATAATTGCTGCGAAATATTGTGGTTATATTCCTGGTTAATGTTGGCTATTAAATCTATTTTTAGTTGCGATGCGGCAATACCGGGTTGGTGAATACGCAATACCAAGCTTTCAGGGCTAATGCGTTCAATTAATAAAATTAAGCGTTCGTAAGCTTGTAATTTAAGCGGAAGCAAAGTTTTATCTTGGTCCTTACGTAAGTCTAATAAACGTTTTTGGTATTTGTCGTCAAAAAATGCTTTTTGTTGAAAATAAACAACTAAAAAAATAACCAATGAGGGTATTGCATATTTTAGTAATTCAAGAAAAAAAGAAAAGCCTTCATTCATAAGCAGTATTTTTTGATTTAAGTATTGGGTTCGTTATTTACCTCTTCTTCTTCTGGTTCGCTAATAGCTAAAGAAGGTGTATTCAGATTATTTAAGTTAGCAATGGCTTTTTGCGAAGCCATTTGTTCAGCTTGTTTTTTATTGGTATGCTCTGCATCGCCAATCATTTGACCTTCAATTACTACATTTACCTTATAAATTTTTTGTTTGCCATGGGTTAATTCCTCTACGATAAACTCTAAATTTATATTTGATTTTTGGCAGTGTTCTATTAAACGACCTTTGAAATTGCTTTCTGTTTGTTGTAGTTTATCTACATCAATATGGTAACGGAGTAATTTTTCAATGATAAAGTATTTACATTTTTTAAATCCTTTATCTAAAAAAACAGCACCAATAAAAGCTTCTAATGCATTACCAAAAATACTGTTACGTAAATTGATGTTTTGCATGCTTTTTTTATCATACTCTACTAATTTACTTAAGCCAATTTTCAGCGCTAGGTCATTTAAACTTACCCTGCTTACAATTTTGGAGCGTAATTCAGTTAAAAAACCTTCGTCTTTGTAAGGGTATTTTTTAAATAAGTATTCTGCAATAACAGCGTTTAAAACAGCATCACCCAGGTATTCTAATCTTTCATTACTATCCTTACTGCCACTATTGTGAATTTTTGTGGATATAGAATGGTGGCGCAAAGCCTGTTGGTAACAACTCAAATTAATGGGTCGTAAACCAGTAATTTGCACTATTCT of Bacteroidota bacterium contains these proteins:
- the rnc gene encoding ribonuclease III, whose translation is MQITGLRPINLSCYQQALRHHSISTKIHNSGSKDSNERLEYLGDAVLNAVIAEYLFKKYPYKDEGFLTELRSKIVSRVSLNDLALKIGLSKLVEYDKKSMQNINLRNSIFGNALEAFIGAVFLDKGFKKCKYFIIEKLLRYHIDVDKLQQTESNFKGRLIEHCQKSNINLEFIVEELTHGKQKIYKVNVVIEGQMIGDAEHTNKKQAEQMASQKAIANLNNLNTPSLAISEPEEEEVNNEPNT